One Halogeometricum sp. S1BR25-6 DNA segment encodes these proteins:
- a CDS encoding DUF7521 family protein — protein sequence MKHTLFVIAKLFMTALALVIAYQAYRGYQRHGTQLMLYVALGFALIGLGGLLEGVLFELLQVSIFQAGLVAALVAAAGMLSILYALYAPNP from the coding sequence ATGAAACACACATTATTCGTCATCGCCAAGTTGTTCATGACCGCGTTGGCTCTGGTTATCGCGTACCAAGCCTATCGCGGCTACCAACGCCACGGAACACAGCTGATGCTCTACGTCGCCCTTGGGTTCGCACTAATTGGCCTCGGTGGACTCCTCGAAGGAGTTCTATTCGAACTGCTCCAGGTGTCAATCTTCCAGGCAGGTCTCGTGGCTGCACTAGTCGCGGCGGCGGGAATGCTTTCTATCTTGTACGCGCTCTATGCGCCGAACCCCTGA
- a CDS encoding ArsR/SmtB family transcription factor → MTEELSPPAVFATLDDEYARDILVATNTDRLSAKELSEECDMSRPTVSRRVNTLVEQGLLEEYTHVDPAGRHYREYEARLERIEVLLQDEGFDIQIDVRPDPADRITSIFENMRGD, encoded by the coding sequence GTGACTGAGGAGTTGAGCCCACCAGCCGTCTTTGCCACACTCGACGACGAGTACGCTCGCGATATTCTCGTGGCGACGAACACGGACCGACTCTCTGCAAAAGAACTCAGCGAGGAATGCGATATGTCACGCCCAACCGTCTCTCGTCGCGTCAACACACTCGTTGAGCAAGGACTTCTCGAAGAGTACACGCATGTCGATCCCGCTGGTCGGCACTATCGGGAGTATGAGGCACGTCTCGAACGTATCGAAGTCCTCCTCCAAGACGAGGGGTTTGACATCCAGATCGATGTCCGGCCGGATCCCGCGGACCGGATTACATCCATCTTCGAAAACATGCGGGGAGACTGA
- a CDS encoding DoxX family protein translates to MSTIPSGVNQLESKVGGLTIGGRVHSLSAWFVLALRLMMGYAFAYSGFTKIVAAEPFSAGGYLANVAATNGNPLAGMFAWMGSTPWFVEFANVAVPWGELFIGLGLLVGAVVRLAAFFGALMMLMFYFGNWDIAHGVINGDFAYMLVFLAVAAFGAGRILGLDQYIEQYEIGGEALVERYPVLEYILG, encoded by the coding sequence ATGTCTACGATTCCCTCTGGAGTCAACCAGCTAGAGAGCAAGGTCGGCGGTCTGACCATCGGTGGTCGTGTCCACAGCCTGAGCGCATGGTTCGTGCTCGCGCTACGGCTCATGATGGGCTACGCGTTTGCGTACTCGGGATTCACGAAGATCGTTGCCGCCGAGCCGTTCTCGGCGGGTGGCTATCTGGCGAACGTCGCGGCGACCAACGGCAACCCCCTCGCGGGTATGTTCGCGTGGATGGGGTCGACCCCGTGGTTCGTCGAGTTCGCGAACGTCGCTGTCCCGTGGGGCGAGCTGTTCATCGGTCTCGGACTGCTCGTCGGTGCCGTCGTCCGCCTCGCGGCGTTCTTCGGCGCGCTCATGATGCTCATGTTCTACTTCGGGAACTGGGACATCGCCCACGGCGTCATCAACGGTGACTTCGCGTACATGCTCGTGTTCCTCGCGGTTGCGGCGTTCGGTGCGGGCCGCATCCTCGGGCTCGATCAGTACATCGAACAGTACGAGATCGGCGGCGAGGCGCTCGTCGAGCGCTACCCCGTCCTCGAGTACATCCTCGGCTAA
- a CDS encoding SHOCT domain-containing protein, giving the protein MTNSIQPRGTRSLGLIVVGALTVAVIGGMALTHAAVPDAVMWDWHYGMWDDGHMTGWGLWGWGMMLFGLLWMALIIGLPIYLVYWLVARSQTDGPAEDRALGALREQYARGEIDDEEFERRRGRLTANR; this is encoded by the coding sequence ATGACAAACTCAATTCAACCACGCGGTACTCGATCCCTCGGACTGATCGTCGTCGGTGCGCTGACGGTCGCGGTTATCGGGGGTATGGCCCTGACGCACGCAGCCGTCCCGGACGCGGTGATGTGGGACTGGCACTACGGAATGTGGGACGACGGCCACATGACCGGCTGGGGACTATGGGGATGGGGGATGATGCTGTTCGGCCTCCTCTGGATGGCCCTCATCATCGGTCTTCCCATCTATCTCGTCTACTGGCTGGTGGCTCGATCTCAGACTGACGGACCCGCTGAGGATAGAGCCCTCGGGGCTCTCCGTGAGCAGTACGCCCGCGGTGAGATCGACGACGAAGAATTCGAACGCCGCCGTGGCCGCCTCACGGCGAATCGCTGA